The Papaver somniferum cultivar HN1 chromosome 3, ASM357369v1, whole genome shotgun sequence genome includes a region encoding these proteins:
- the LOC113360752 gene encoding protein NETWORKED 3A-like, with protein sequence MENNKKVACSWWLGKHIDSNQSPWLQAILNDLDDKMKAVVSLIMQDDGDTFAQRAEMYYKNRTQLVKMMEEFHRSYRCLAERYDRLRPESDHASTSLNSFINVESSQNIDSNGANGDSTSSTSDPNPATSVHAAEDPESKTVEHGSHDAQCETDNDDEKEKCGRQIAVSCCENGNLWFDTKMQVSKLIEENIKQQSELIRRNNEKREAIKDLCLQLDKLTEENMILRSRIPNLKGRLLGVLLGCPSRKE encoded by the exons ATGGAGAATAACAAGAAGGTTGCTTGTTCATGGTGGTTGGGCAAACATATCGATTCCAATCAATCTCCATGGCTTCAAGCTATTCTCAATG ATTTGGACGACAAAATGAAGGCTGTCGTATCACTTATTATGCAAGACGATGGAGATACTTTTGCTCAAAGAGCGGAGATGTACTACAAGAACAGAACTCAACTGGTTAAAATGATGGAAGAGTTTCATAGATCATACCGTTGCTTAGCGGAACGATACGATCGGTTAAGGCCTGAATCGGATCATGCATCTACTTCTTTAAACTCTTTCATTAACGTGGAAAGCAGCCAAAACATAGATAGCAATGGGGCTAATGGAGACAGTACTTCCAGTACTAGTGATCCCAATCCAGCAACATCTGTACATGCTGCCGAAGATCCTGAATCCAAAACCGTGGAACATGGTTCACATGATGCTCAATGCGAAACTGATAACGATGACGAAAAGGAGaaatgtgggagacagattgctGTGAGCTGCTGCGAAAACGGCAATTTGTGGTTTGATACGAAAATGCAAGTCTCAAagctgattgaagaaaatataaaACAACAATCGGAGTTGATAAGACGAAACAATGAAAAGAGAGAAGCCATTAAAGACCTTTGTTTGCAACTAGACAAATTAACTGAAGAAaacatgattcttcggtctcgcaTTCCAAACTTGAAGGGAAGGCTTCTCGGAGTCCTCTTGGGTTGCCCATCTAGGAAGGAATAG